A single region of the Cereibacter sphaeroides 2.4.1 genome encodes:
- a CDS encoding transglycosylase SLT domain-containing protein gives MSRLLRAAILLVFLASCGGGRYSPPRDLENACSIVAERPQYYRAMKATERRWGIPVSVQMATIHQESKFVGNARTPHQFLLGIIPMGRQSSAYGYSQALDGTWEEYMDERRKRRARRDRIEDATDFMGWYMDGTTRRLGIPKWDATNQYLAYHEGRTGYSRGSHNAKPWLLAVAQRVGDREQRYRAQLTSCRR, from the coding sequence ATGAGCAGACTTCTCCGCGCGGCCATACTGCTGGTGTTCCTGGCTTCCTGCGGCGGCGGACGGTATTCCCCCCCCCGCGATCTGGAGAATGCCTGCAGCATCGTCGCGGAACGGCCGCAATATTACCGGGCCATGAAGGCCACGGAGCGCCGCTGGGGCATCCCGGTCTCGGTGCAGATGGCCACGATTCATCAGGAATCGAAGTTCGTCGGCAATGCGCGCACACCGCATCAGTTCCTTCTGGGGATCATCCCCATGGGCCGGCAGAGCTCGGCCTACGGCTACAGCCAGGCGCTCGACGGCACCTGGGAGGAATATATGGACGAGCGCCGCAAGCGCCGCGCCCGCCGGGACCGCATCGAGGATGCGACCGACTTCATGGGCTGGTACATGGACGGCACGACCCGCCGCCTCGGCATCCCGAAGTGGGATGCGACCAACCAGTATCTCGCCTATCACGAGGGCCGCACCGGCTATTCCCGCGGAAGCCACAATGCGAAGCCCTGGCTTCTGGCCGTGGCGCAGCGGGTGGGCGACCGGGAGCAGCGCTACCGCGCGCAGCTCACCTCCTGCCGCCGCTGA
- a CDS encoding RluA family pseudouridine synthase, with the protein MTDLYAPPDVPLSLIHHDAQIVVVDKPAGLLSVPGKGEDKADCLIERLRGVFPEILLVHRLDRDTSGVMVFALTKAAQGALGQQFEKRQTKKIYVARVAGRLEPREGRVDLPLCVDWPNRPKQHVDPENGRPAQTDWRVVKYLPKETRVRLMPVTGRSHQLRVHMAETGHPILGDALYAEGAARDFPRLMLHAESLRVRHPDTGKSLTYSAPCPF; encoded by the coding sequence ATGACCGATCTCTATGCCCCGCCGGATGTTCCCCTCTCGCTGATCCATCACGATGCGCAGATCGTGGTGGTGGACAAGCCTGCGGGCCTTCTGTCGGTGCCGGGCAAGGGCGAGGACAAGGCCGACTGCCTGATCGAGCGGCTGAGGGGCGTCTTCCCCGAGATTCTGCTGGTGCATCGGCTCGACCGCGACACGTCGGGGGTCATGGTCTTCGCGCTGACCAAGGCCGCGCAGGGCGCGCTCGGCCAGCAGTTCGAGAAGCGGCAGACGAAGAAGATCTATGTGGCGCGCGTCGCGGGCCGGCTCGAGCCGCGCGAGGGGCGGGTGGACCTGCCGCTCTGCGTCGACTGGCCGAACCGGCCGAAGCAGCATGTGGATCCCGAGAACGGCCGCCCGGCGCAGACCGATTGGCGCGTCGTGAAATACCTGCCGAAGGAGACGCGGGTGCGGCTGATGCCGGTCACGGGCCGCAGCCACCAGCTCCGGGTGCATATGGCCGAGACGGGGCACCCGATTCTCGGCGATGCGCTCTATGCCGAGGGGGCGGCGCGCGACTTCCCGCGGCTCATGCTCCATGCCGAGAGCCTGCGGGTGCGCCACCCCGACACGGGCAAGAGCCTTACCTACAGCGCGCCCTGTCCCTTCTGA
- a CDS encoding GAF domain-containing protein has translation MDYDQLDQTIEALCHGEQDTVALMATVACEIHHAHPLSDWTGFYRVTGPELLKIGPYQGAHGCLVIPFSRGVCGAAARTGRIQLVPDVEAFPDHIACSSTTRSEIVLPVRNGEGWLLGVLDLDSNTPAAFTEEDAARLQALLDRTFRDAV, from the coding sequence ATGGATTACGACCAGCTCGACCAGACGATCGAGGCGCTCTGCCACGGCGAGCAGGACACGGTGGCGCTGATGGCCACGGTCGCCTGCGAGATCCACCATGCCCATCCGCTGTCGGACTGGACCGGCTTCTACCGCGTCACCGGGCCGGAGCTTCTGAAGATCGGACCCTATCAGGGCGCGCACGGCTGCCTCGTCATTCCCTTCTCCCGCGGGGTCTGCGGCGCAGCGGCGCGGACAGGCCGGATCCAGCTCGTGCCGGACGTCGAGGCCTTCCCCGATCACATCGCCTGCTCCTCGACCACGCGCTCCGAGATCGTGCTGCCGGTCCGCAACGGCGAGGGGTGGCTGCTGGGCGTGCTCGATCTCGACAGCAACACGCCCGCGGCCTTCACCGAGGAGGATGCCGCGCGTCTTCAGGCGCTGCTCGACCGCACCTTCCGCGACGCGGTCTGA
- a CDS encoding LolA family protein: protein MRSPRGAPSFITMKPMRLILAPLAFLALALPAAAEKIPLSALSSYLNGLSTAEADFTQVNADGSVSTGRIFIKRPGRVRFEYAPPEKSLVVAGGGQVAIFDAKSNQPPEQYPLSRTPLSLILAQNIDLGRAKMVVGHREDKNTTRVVAQDPAHPEYGTIEMVFTANPVALRQWVITDDAGNQTTVILGAMAQGRNLPASLFSIQSEAAKRSR from the coding sequence ATGCGCAGTCCCCGGGGAGCCCCTAGCTTCATCACCATGAAACCGATGCGTCTGATCCTCGCGCCTCTGGCGTTCCTCGCCCTCGCGCTGCCTGCGGCAGCCGAGAAGATCCCGCTCTCCGCGCTCTCGTCCTATCTCAACGGGCTGAGCACGGCCGAGGCCGATTTCACTCAGGTGAATGCGGACGGCTCGGTCTCGACCGGGCGCATCTTCATCAAGCGGCCCGGCCGCGTGCGCTTCGAATATGCGCCGCCGGAGAAGAGCCTCGTGGTGGCAGGCGGCGGGCAGGTGGCGATCTTCGACGCCAAGTCGAACCAGCCGCCCGAGCAATATCCGCTGAGCCGCACGCCGCTGAGCCTGATCCTCGCCCAGAACATCGACCTCGGGCGGGCAAAGATGGTGGTGGGGCACCGCGAGGACAAGAACACCACCCGCGTCGTGGCGCAGGATCCGGCGCACCCGGAATATGGCACGATCGAGATGGTCTTCACCGCGAATCCGGTGGCGCTGCGCCAGTGGGTCATCACCGACGATGCGGGCAATCAGACGACGGTGATCCTCGGCGCCATGGCGCAGGGCCGCAATCTTCCGGCCTCGCTCTTCAGCATCCAGTCCGAAGCGGCCAAGCGCAGCCGCTGA
- a CDS encoding metallophosphoesterase family protein, with the protein MRLAVLADIHGNADALEAVRADLALQSPDLVVNLGDCLSGPLEVERTADLLMEANWPAVRGNHDRWLVEPEGGTVWETDARPRLSAAQRDWLAALPATRVEAGAFLCHATPGSDLIYWLHHVTPEGHVAPSPLERISRFADGITERLILCGHTHLARSVRLPDGRLVVNPGSVGCPGYEDDAPVPHRVESGTPAACYAILDSKGGDWRVTFRQIPYDHDRAARLAGRYGRPDWESVLATGWLPAQKGQGAL; encoded by the coding sequence ATGAGGCTCGCCGTCCTCGCCGACATCCACGGCAATGCCGATGCGCTGGAAGCGGTGAGGGCGGACCTCGCCCTTCAGTCGCCCGACCTCGTGGTCAATCTGGGCGACTGCCTCTCCGGCCCGCTGGAGGTCGAGCGGACGGCGGACCTGCTGATGGAGGCAAACTGGCCTGCGGTGCGGGGCAACCATGACCGCTGGCTGGTGGAGCCGGAGGGCGGCACCGTCTGGGAGACCGACGCGCGGCCGCGGCTCTCGGCGGCGCAGCGGGACTGGCTGGCGGCCCTTCCGGCGACGCGGGTCGAGGCCGGCGCCTTCCTCTGCCATGCGACGCCGGGCTCGGACCTGATCTACTGGCTGCATCACGTCACGCCCGAGGGCCATGTGGCGCCGAGCCCGCTCGAGCGCATTTCGCGCTTCGCGGACGGCATAACCGAGCGGCTGATCCTTTGCGGCCATACCCATCTCGCGCGGTCGGTGCGGCTGCCCGACGGGCGGCTCGTGGTCAATCCGGGCTCGGTCGGCTGCCCGGGCTACGAGGATGACGCGCCGGTGCCGCACCGGGTCGAGTCCGGCACGCCGGCCGCCTGCTACGCGATCCTCGACAGCAAGGGCGGGGACTGGCGCGTGACCTTCCGCCAGATCCCCTACGACCACGACCGGGCCGCCCGCCTCGCCGGCCGCTACGGCCGGCCCGACTGGGAAAGCGTGCTGGCCACCGGCTGGCTGCCCGCTCAGAAGGGACAGGGCGCGCTGTAG
- the hspQ gene encoding heat shock protein HspQ: MLKTQAKYHLGQVLRHRKHPFRGVVFDVDAMFANTEEWYDAIPEESRPSRDQPFYHLLAENDQSYYVAYVSEQNLVPDDTGEPVEHPDLAELFGEFEDGRYPLQFQLN; this comes from the coding sequence ATGCTCAAGACACAGGCGAAATATCATCTGGGACAGGTGCTCCGTCATCGGAAGCATCCGTTCCGCGGCGTGGTCTTCGACGTGGACGCGATGTTCGCCAACACCGAGGAATGGTATGACGCCATCCCCGAGGAGAGCCGTCCCTCGCGCGACCAGCCCTTCTATCACCTGCTGGCCGAGAACGATCAGAGCTATTACGTGGCCTATGTCTCCGAGCAGAACCTCGTGCCCGACGACACGGGCGAGCCGGTCGAGCATCCCGATCTGGCCGAACTCTTCGGCGAGTTCGAGGATGGCCGCTACCCGTTGCAGTTCCAACTGAACTGA
- a CDS encoding ATP-binding protein, producing MPSEGDPASASYGLRLDSRPLAVRAALAELADCPPLRALPSETRDAAQILLAEVLNNCTEYAYAGRSGPVEVALDLRRGQLSCEVADRGRPMPGAGPEARPGLPCPVLSLREGGFGWMLIRALAEELRYCHEDGVNRLSFRVARTCLAAPEPCRCPRTAISPESGCESAPGDCEGRACSG from the coding sequence ATGCCCTCTGAGGGAGACCCGGCCTCCGCCTCCTATGGCCTCCGCCTCGACAGCCGTCCCCTCGCCGTGCGCGCGGCCCTGGCCGAGCTCGCGGATTGTCCGCCGCTGCGCGCCCTACCCTCGGAAACGCGGGATGCGGCGCAGATCCTGCTGGCCGAGGTCCTGAACAACTGCACCGAATATGCCTATGCGGGTCGCTCGGGGCCGGTCGAGGTGGCCCTCGACCTCAGGCGCGGGCAGCTTTCCTGCGAGGTGGCCGACCGCGGGCGACCGATGCCGGGGGCGGGGCCCGAAGCGCGGCCCGGCCTGCCCTGCCCGGTCCTGTCGCTGCGCGAGGGCGGCTTCGGCTGGATGCTGATCCGGGCGCTGGCCGAGGAACTCCGCTACTGCCACGAGGACGGGGTCAACCGCCTGAGCTTCCGTGTCGCCCGCACCTGCCTCGCGGCGCCAGAGCCATGCCGCTGCCCGAGAACCGCAATTTCGCCCGAATCCGGCTGCGAATCCGCCCCAGGCGACTGTGAAGGTCGGGCCTGTAGCGGTTGA
- a CDS encoding STAS domain-containing protein, translating to MDLETEVRGDLLVVRVQEERIDAAAAIEFKDRMRELVDTPASRVLLDLSCVTFLDSSGLGAVVAVMKLLGPDRRLELAALGPVVRKVFRLTRMDRVFTIHERVSDAL from the coding sequence ATGGATCTAGAGACGGAAGTGCGGGGTGACCTGCTGGTGGTGCGCGTGCAGGAAGAGCGGATCGACGCTGCGGCGGCCATCGAGTTCAAGGACCGGATGCGCGAGTTGGTCGATACGCCCGCCTCTCGGGTGCTGCTCGATCTGTCGTGCGTGACCTTTCTCGACAGCAGCGGGCTCGGCGCGGTGGTGGCCGTGATGAAACTGCTCGGCCCCGACCGCAGGCTCGAGCTCGCGGCTCTGGGCCCCGTCGTGCGCAAGGTATTCCGGCTCACGCGGATGGACCGGGTCTTCACGATCCACGAGCGGGTGAGCGATGCCCTCTGA
- a CDS encoding gamma-glutamyltransferase family protein, translating into MRDFHLPGRSAVYAGNGLCATSHPLASKVAIDILQAGGNAADAAIAAAVLLGICEPQMTGIGGDCFVLLKPPGEDRIVALNGSGRAPAGLSAALMREKGHATVPLHGPEAVTVPGAVDAFCRLSADWGNLELAQVLAPAIQYAEEGVPVAPRTAFDWALAEEKLQGAARQYYLVDGAAPRAGQIFRAAGQAEVLRRIAQQGRAGFYEGEVAEDMVTSLRSVGGTHMLEDFAATACTYGEPISGTYKGVELVEHPPNGQGATAILMLNILSHFDVAGMDPFGTARAHLEAEAAKLAYDARNRFLADPDHVRRLDHMLSPQTAERLAALIDPTRAMPEAAPLSEAVHRDTVYLTVVDRDRMAVSLIYSVYHSFGSGLASARFGINFQNRGAGFCLTKGHANEAMGGKRPMHTIIPGMIRREGRVIVPFGVMGGAYQPAGHARFVSNLVDFGMDPQEAIDAPRSFSGPDGMLVERGYDERVRAELAAMGHDVRVPHEPIGGAQAILIGEDGVLVGASDPRKDGCALGY; encoded by the coding sequence ATGCGCGATTTCCATCTACCGGGCCGCTCGGCCGTCTATGCCGGCAACGGTCTCTGTGCCACCTCCCACCCGCTCGCCTCCAAGGTCGCCATCGACATCCTGCAGGCGGGCGGCAACGCGGCCGATGCAGCCATTGCGGCCGCGGTGCTTCTGGGCATCTGCGAGCCGCAGATGACCGGGATCGGCGGCGACTGCTTCGTGCTTCTGAAACCGCCCGGAGAGGACAGGATCGTGGCGCTGAACGGCTCGGGCCGCGCGCCTGCGGGCCTTTCGGCCGCGCTGATGCGCGAGAAGGGCCACGCGACGGTGCCGCTGCACGGACCCGAGGCGGTGACCGTTCCGGGCGCCGTGGATGCCTTCTGCCGCCTCTCGGCGGACTGGGGCAATCTCGAACTGGCGCAGGTCCTCGCCCCCGCCATCCAATATGCCGAGGAGGGCGTGCCGGTCGCGCCCCGCACGGCCTTCGACTGGGCCCTGGCCGAAGAGAAGCTGCAGGGAGCCGCGCGGCAATATTACCTCGTCGACGGGGCCGCCCCGCGCGCCGGCCAGATCTTCCGGGCCGCCGGCCAGGCCGAGGTCCTGCGCCGAATCGCCCAGCAGGGCCGCGCGGGCTTCTACGAGGGCGAGGTGGCCGAGGATATGGTGACCTCGCTCCGCTCGGTGGGCGGCACGCACATGCTCGAGGATTTCGCGGCAACCGCCTGCACCTACGGCGAGCCGATTTCGGGCACCTACAAGGGCGTGGAGCTGGTCGAGCACCCGCCGAACGGTCAGGGCGCCACTGCCATTCTAATGCTGAACATCCTGTCCCACTTCGATGTGGCGGGCATGGACCCGTTCGGCACCGCACGCGCGCATCTCGAGGCCGAGGCCGCGAAACTCGCCTATGACGCGCGCAACCGCTTCCTCGCCGATCCCGACCATGTGCGGCGGCTCGACCACATGCTGTCGCCGCAGACGGCCGAGCGGTTGGCCGCGCTGATCGACCCCACGCGGGCCATGCCCGAGGCGGCTCCGCTCTCCGAGGCCGTGCATCGCGACACCGTCTATCTGACCGTGGTCGACCGCGACCGGATGGCGGTGTCGCTGATCTATTCGGTCTATCACAGCTTCGGCTCGGGCCTCGCCTCGGCCCGGTTCGGGATCAACTTCCAGAACCGCGGGGCGGGCTTCTGCCTGACGAAGGGCCATGCCAATGAGGCGATGGGCGGCAAGCGGCCCATGCACACGATCATTCCCGGGATGATCCGCCGCGAGGGCCGGGTGATCGTGCCCTTCGGCGTCATGGGCGGCGCCTACCAGCCCGCGGGCCATGCGCGCTTCGTCTCGAATCTCGTCGACTTCGGGATGGATCCGCAGGAGGCCATCGACGCGCCCCGCTCTTTCTCGGGGCCGGACGGGATGCTGGTCGAGCGCGGCTATGACGAGCGTGTGAGGGCCGAACTGGCCGCCATGGGCCACGATGTCCGCGTGCCGCACGAGCCCATCGGCGGCGCGCAGGCCATTCTCATCGGCGAGGACGGGGTGCTGGTCGGCGCCTCCGATCCGCGGAAGGACGGCTGCGCATTAGGCTACTGA